TGGAAGCGGCTGCAGGCGGCAAGGACAAGAAGCCCATCAAGACATGGTCGCGCCGTTCGACGATCATGCCTGAGTTCATCGGTCTGACGATCGCCGTGCACAACGGCCGTCAACACGTGCCGGTGTACGTGACGGAAAACATGGTTGGCCACAAGCTCGGCGAATTTGCGATTACCCGCACGTTCAAGGGCCACGCGGCTGACAAGAAAGCGAAGAGGTAAGGTGCCATCATGGAAGTGAAAGCGATTCATCGCGGTGCCCGTATCTCCGCCCAGAAGACGCGTCTGGTCGCTGACCAGATCCGCGGTCTGCCGATCGAGCGCGCGCTCAACATCCTGACGTTCAGCCCGAAAAAGGCTGCCGGGATCGTGAAGAAGGTGGTCGAGTCGGCCATCGCCAACGCCGAGCACAACGAAGGCGCCGATATCGACGAACTGAAGGTCAAATCGATCTTCGTCGACAAGGCAACCTCGCTCAAGCGCTTCACCGCACGGGCGAAGGGCCGCGGCAACCGCATCGAGAAACAAACCTGTCACATCACTGTGACGCTCGGCAACTAAGGAGTCACGATGGGACAGAAGATTCATCCGACTGGCTTCCGTCTGGCCGTCAGCCGTAACTGGGCTTCGCGTTGGTACGCCAACAACACGAAGTTCGCCGGCATGCTGAAAGAAGACATCGAAGTTCGCGACTTCCTGAAGAAGAAGCTCAAGAACGCATCGGTTGGCCGCGTCGTGATCGAGCGCCCGGCCCGTAATGCTCGCATCACCATTTACAGCTCGCGTCCGGGCGTGGTGATCGGCAAGAAGGGCGAGGACATCGAACTGCTGAAGGCCGAGCTGCAACGTCGCATGGGTGTGCCCGTGCACGTGAACATCGAGGAAATCCGCAAGCCGGAAACCGATGCGCAGCTCATCGCCGATTCGATCACGCAGCAGCTCGAGCGCCGCATCATGTTCCGTCGCGCCATGAAGCGCGCGATGCAGAACGCGATGCGTCTGGGTGCCCAGGGCATCAAGATCATGAGCTCGGGCCGTCTGAACGGTATCGAAATCGCACGTACCGAGTGGTACCGCGAAGGCCGTGTGCCCCTGCACACCCTGCGTGCCGACATCGACTACGGCTTCTCGGAAGCCGAAACCACCTACGGCATCATCGGTGTCAAGGTGTGGGTCTACAAGGGCGATCACCTGGGCCGCAACGACGCGCCTGTGGTTGAAGAGCCGCAAGAAGACCGTCGTCGTCGTCCGGGTCGCCCGGAAGGCCGCCGCCGTGAAGGCGAAGGCCGTCCGTCGGGTAACCGCCGCGGTGGTGCCGGTGCTGGTCGTCGTGCTGCGCCTGGCGCAGACGCGAAGAGTGGAGAATAACAATGCTGCAACCGAAGCGTAGGAAGTATCGCAAGGAGCAGAAGGGCCGCAACACGGGTAAGGCTACCCGTGGCAACGCCGTGTCTTTCGGCGAATTCGGCCTGAAGGCAATGGGCCGTGGCCGCCTGACCGCTCGTCAGATCGAGTCGGCACGTCGTGCGATGACCCGTCACATCAAGCGTGGCGGCCGCATCTGGATCCGGATTTTCCCGGACAAGCCGATTTCGAAGAAGCCTGCCGAAGTCCGTATGGGTAACGGCAAGGGCAACCCGGAATACTACGTGGCTGAAATTCAGCCGGGCAAGATGCTGTACGAGATGGATGGCGTGAGCGAAGAGCTGGCGCGTGAGGCGTTCCGCCTCGCGGCCGCCAAGCTGCCGATCGCCACGAATTTCGTGGTGCGTCAGGTCGGTACGTAAGGAGATTGGGATGAAAGCATCCGAACTGCGCGGCAAGGACGCCGCAGGCCTGAACCAGGAGCTCTCCGAGCTGCTGAAGGCTCAATTTAGCCTGCGCATGCAAAAGGCCACCCAACAGCTGCAGAACACCAGCCAGCTGAAGAAGGTGCGCAAGGACATCGCGCGCGTGCAAACCGTGCTGACCGAGAAGGCGAACGCGAAATGACTGAAGCTGCGAAGACTGAAACGTCGCTTCGCCGGACCCTCGTGGGCCGTGTCGTGAGCGACAAGATGGACAAGACCGTCACGGTCCTGATCGAAAACCGCGTCAAGCATCCT
This sequence is a window from Cupriavidus pauculus. Protein-coding genes within it:
- the rpsS gene encoding 30S ribosomal protein S19; translated protein: MTRSAKKGPFCDDHLLKKVEAAAGGKDKKPIKTWSRRSTIMPEFIGLTIAVHNGRQHVPVYVTENMVGHKLGEFAITRTFKGHAADKKAKR
- the rplV gene encoding 50S ribosomal protein L22, coding for MEVKAIHRGARISAQKTRLVADQIRGLPIERALNILTFSPKKAAGIVKKVVESAIANAEHNEGADIDELKVKSIFVDKATSLKRFTARAKGRGNRIEKQTCHITVTLGN
- the rpsC gene encoding 30S ribosomal protein S3; translated protein: MGQKIHPTGFRLAVSRNWASRWYANNTKFAGMLKEDIEVRDFLKKKLKNASVGRVVIERPARNARITIYSSRPGVVIGKKGEDIELLKAELQRRMGVPVHVNIEEIRKPETDAQLIADSITQQLERRIMFRRAMKRAMQNAMRLGAQGIKIMSSGRLNGIEIARTEWYREGRVPLHTLRADIDYGFSEAETTYGIIGVKVWVYKGDHLGRNDAPVVEEPQEDRRRRPGRPEGRRREGEGRPSGNRRGGAGAGRRAAPGADAKSGE
- the rplP gene encoding 50S ribosomal protein L16; protein product: MLQPKRRKYRKEQKGRNTGKATRGNAVSFGEFGLKAMGRGRLTARQIESARRAMTRHIKRGGRIWIRIFPDKPISKKPAEVRMGNGKGNPEYYVAEIQPGKMLYEMDGVSEELAREAFRLAAAKLPIATNFVVRQVGT
- the rpmC gene encoding 50S ribosomal protein L29 — its product is MKASELRGKDAAGLNQELSELLKAQFSLRMQKATQQLQNTSQLKKVRKDIARVQTVLTEKANAK